A stretch of Pseudomonas sp. LRP2-20 DNA encodes these proteins:
- a CDS encoding NfeD family protein, with amino-acid sequence MITRCCRCLLLLLLLGLAQAGQAAPGSVWVLGIDDAIGPASADYLLRNLEQAKAQGAQLVVLRLDTPGGLDSAMRQMIKAILASPVPVVSFVAPSGARAASAGTYILYASHVAAMAPGTNLGAATPVQIGGLPGTPKDDKAKPSDEEQTLARKQVNDATAYIRGLAQLRGRNADWAEQAVREAVSLPASEALRLKVIDQVANDLPDLLHQLDGKTLVAAGEPRLLQTRDAALVEHLPDWRTRLLAVITSPSVALILIMIGVYGLLFEFMNPGSALGGVVGGICLLLALYALQLLPVSFAGVALILLGIAFMIAEAFLPSFGVVGFGGIVAFVAGAVILIDTDAPGFGIPLLLIGTLAVLSALLIGGVLGMAIKARRRALVSGDAGLVGSLVTVTHVLADNPFCGSVQAQGEQWQVQCSTPLQTGQNVRVTARHGVMLEVSAAAPAAQGDR; translated from the coding sequence GTGATCACTCGATGTTGCCGCTGCTTGCTGCTGTTGCTTCTGCTTGGCCTTGCCCAGGCCGGTCAGGCGGCGCCCGGCAGCGTCTGGGTGCTGGGTATCGATGATGCCATCGGCCCGGCCAGCGCCGACTACCTGCTGCGCAACCTCGAACAGGCCAAGGCCCAGGGCGCCCAATTGGTGGTGCTGCGCCTGGACACCCCCGGCGGGCTGGACAGCGCCATGCGCCAGATGATCAAGGCGATTCTCGCCAGCCCGGTGCCGGTCGTCAGTTTCGTTGCCCCCAGCGGCGCCCGTGCCGCCAGCGCCGGCACCTACATCCTGTATGCCAGCCACGTCGCGGCCATGGCCCCGGGGACCAACCTCGGCGCCGCCACGCCGGTGCAGATCGGTGGCCTGCCCGGTACGCCAAAGGACGACAAGGCCAAGCCGAGCGACGAGGAACAGACCCTGGCGCGCAAACAGGTCAACGATGCCACCGCATACATCCGAGGCCTGGCTCAGCTGCGCGGGCGCAATGCCGACTGGGCAGAGCAGGCGGTGCGAGAGGCAGTCAGCTTGCCTGCCAGTGAAGCGCTACGCCTGAAAGTGATCGACCAGGTGGCCAACGACCTGCCCGATCTGCTGCACCAACTCGACGGCAAGACCTTGGTCGCCGCCGGCGAACCACGGCTGCTGCAAACACGGGACGCGGCGCTGGTCGAGCACCTGCCGGACTGGCGCACGCGCCTGCTGGCCGTCATTACCAGCCCTAGCGTGGCGCTGATCCTGATCATGATCGGGGTGTACGGCCTGTTGTTCGAGTTCATGAACCCCGGCTCAGCGCTGGGCGGCGTGGTCGGCGGTATCTGCCTGCTGCTGGCGCTGTACGCCCTGCAGCTGCTGCCGGTGAGCTTCGCCGGCGTGGCACTTATCCTGCTCGGCATCGCCTTCATGATCGCCGAGGCGTTCCTGCCCAGCTTCGGCGTGGTCGGTTTCGGCGGCATCGTGGCCTTCGTGGCAGGCGCGGTGATCCTGATCGACACCGATGCACCGGGCTTCGGTATCCCGCTGCTGCTGATCGGCACTCTCGCCGTGCTCTCGGCGCTGCTGATCGGCGGTGTGCTGGGCATGGCCATCAAGGCGCGGCGACGGGCGCTGGTCAGCGGTGACGCCGGCCTGGTCGGCAGCCTGGTGACGGTCACCCACGTGCTGGCGGACAACCCGTTCTGTGGTTCGGTACAGGCCCAGGGCGAACAATGGCAAGTCCAGTGCTCAACGCCGCTTCAGACCGGGCAGAACGTTCGGGTCACGGCGCGCCATGGCGTGATGCTGGAAGTGAGCGCCGCCGCACCGGCGGCGCAAGGAGACCGATGA
- a CDS encoding CBS domain-containing protein — MKNVEQLLKTKSQHQTVYTIGPDDSVLDALKLLAEKNVGALPVVENDKVVGIVSERDYARKLVLKGRSSAATPVREIMSAPVITVEPKRNLDYCMQRMTDLHLRHLPVVDNGKLLGLLSIGDLVKETIAEQANLIKQLEQYIRGE; from the coding sequence ATGAAGAACGTCGAACAACTCCTCAAGACCAAGTCCCAGCACCAGACCGTGTACACCATCGGCCCGGATGACTCGGTGCTCGACGCCCTGAAACTGCTGGCGGAGAAAAACGTCGGTGCGCTGCCTGTGGTCGAAAACGACAAGGTAGTGGGGATCGTCAGTGAACGGGACTACGCACGCAAACTGGTGCTCAAGGGCCGCTCCTCCGCCGCAACGCCGGTGCGCGAGATCATGAGCGCGCCAGTGATCACCGTTGAGCCGAAGAGGAATCTGGATTACTGCATGCAGCGAATGACCGACCTCCACCTGCGCCACCTGCCAGTGGTCGACAACGGCAAGCTGCTCGGGCTGCTGTCGATCGGTGACCTGGTCAAGGAAACCATCGCCGAACAGGCCAACCTGATCAAGCAACTGGAGCAGTACATCCGCGGCGAATGA
- a CDS encoding DUF2789 domain-containing protein codes for MDAPIHPFAELFKQLGLPDDAQSIDQFITSHSPLKNETKLVDAPFWTESQRAFLKESIIEDADWAVPFDQLNEALRRPRK; via the coding sequence ATGGACGCACCGATCCATCCATTCGCCGAGCTGTTCAAGCAACTGGGCCTGCCCGACGATGCGCAGAGCATCGACCAGTTCATCACCAGCCATTCGCCCTTGAAGAACGAGACCAAGCTGGTGGATGCACCGTTCTGGACCGAGTCCCAGCGCGCTTTCCTGAAAGAAAGCATCATTGAAGATGCCGATTGGGCGGTGCCTTTCGATCAACTCAACGAAGCGCTGCGCCGCCCCCGAAAATAA
- a CDS encoding NADH:ubiquinone oxidoreductase subunit N, with protein sequence MKDPYAPGFWCSVTILGTLTASYFYGIRHTQQMNQAIQFLYAAAAVTGAVALVALTWIAWQQLRLNKREVVQGRTLLTIWNTKVALRRVETVFDRYFWGSYWHSGRTFEEVMGELKGTPLEQSLDALKRQCRALDREIHDHHHHWLANARDLSSVATAMARERYQLDLCEPSSNGHGNTAVLNRDLEVLVYTWSARLRSFDHQLDELERAYH encoded by the coding sequence ATGAAAGATCCCTACGCACCAGGTTTCTGGTGCTCCGTGACGATCCTGGGCACCCTGACGGCCAGTTATTTCTATGGTATCCGCCACACCCAGCAGATGAACCAGGCGATACAGTTCCTCTACGCTGCCGCCGCCGTGACTGGCGCGGTCGCGCTGGTGGCGCTGACCTGGATTGCCTGGCAGCAGTTGCGCCTGAACAAGCGTGAAGTGGTCCAGGGGCGAACATTGCTGACCATCTGGAACACCAAGGTCGCGCTACGCCGTGTCGAGACAGTGTTCGACCGCTATTTCTGGGGCAGCTACTGGCATTCCGGTCGCACCTTCGAGGAGGTCATGGGCGAGCTCAAGGGCACCCCGCTGGAGCAGAGCCTGGATGCCCTGAAACGCCAGTGCCGGGCGCTCGACCGGGAAATCCACGACCATCACCATCACTGGCTGGCCAATGCCCGCGATCTGTCCAGCGTGGCCACGGCCATGGCCCGCGAGCGTTATCAGCTGGACTTGTGCGAGCCGTCGAGCAACGGCCATGGCAATACCGCCGTGCTCAATCGTGACCTGGAGGTGCTGGTGTACACCTGGTCGGCGCGCCTGCGCAGCTTCGACCATCAGCTGGACGAGCTGGAGCGCGCCTACCACTGA
- a CDS encoding aminoacyl-tRNA deacylase, translating to MRMAKTLQQRLDQANCDYDIIPHPHSATSLESARTAGVPAERVAKSVMLDDRHGNYIMAVLPANRHMDMSKVRMSGAWQLTRESALPMLFGDCERGAIPAMGDAYQIKMLLDSSLTRQGDVYLEAGDHDHLIHMSMEQYLKLVPQAEVRELC from the coding sequence ATGCGTATGGCCAAAACCCTGCAGCAGCGCCTGGACCAGGCCAACTGCGACTACGACATCATTCCCCACCCACACTCGGCCACCAGCCTGGAGTCGGCGCGCACGGCCGGGGTGCCCGCAGAGCGGGTCGCCAAGTCGGTCATGCTCGACGACCGCCATGGCAACTACATCATGGCCGTACTACCGGCCAACCGGCACATGGACATGAGCAAGGTGCGCATGTCCGGCGCCTGGCAGCTGACCCGCGAAAGCGCCTTGCCGATGCTGTTCGGCGATTGCGAGCGGGGTGCCATCCCGGCGATGGGTGACGCCTACCAGATCAAGATGCTGCTCGATTCGAGTCTTACCCGCCAAGGCGATGTCTACCTGGAGGCGGGTGACCACGATCACCTGATCCACATGAGCATGGAGCAGTACCTTAAACTGGTGCCGCAAGCCGAAGTACGCGAGCTGTGCTGA
- a CDS encoding dipeptidase — protein sequence MHLKKLTSTALLLASIGLFTQPAQANLTQQQSAAIVKAFEGSNPADFKQFLGKLKSSELAKADNLAATLDAYLAGKPLATEQQNEINRLLGLYTRIKYAKAATENLRELVAIPTFSVDGVPQHENPEFLKIADKIKALAEGFGLTFRNVDNRVYEISLGEGKEVVGIHAHADVVPVNPDNWKLADGTRLDPFKVTQVGDRMYGRGTEDDKNGIIVALYALKVAKDENLPLARQFKLLIDTTEETSGDAIPYYFERNPTPDYNLALDGGYPVVIAEKGYGTVMASFSKRPATGQGAEIINLTGGLATNQIPTTSVATLVSDNPLALAKNLKNAGADYVKHNGGDFSIDAKVDGKNVLLTVTGVSAHSSEPESGINPVARMLDFLNGLGQQVPLKHNHFTDAARYAADNWGLDYLGKQLGIGFEDPFMGPLTTSLTFVGVDDKGLKLAVNLRIPKGKPLATLKDQLADKLGKWTRQSHTSVAFDYSLDEPMFRNPEGEWVKALLDVASENLGMKHEFGTSAGATSVHDLPNGVQFGLAMPDVKYTGHNDNEFKTVEQFMLDLQIVSEMVARIGQMPKL from the coding sequence ATGCACCTGAAAAAGCTCACCTCCACCGCCTTGCTACTGGCCAGCATCGGCCTGTTCACCCAACCGGCCCAGGCCAACCTAACTCAGCAACAGTCCGCCGCCATCGTCAAAGCCTTCGAGGGCAGCAACCCGGCTGACTTCAAGCAATTCCTCGGCAAACTCAAAAGTAGCGAGCTGGCCAAGGCCGACAACCTCGCTGCCACGCTCGACGCCTACCTGGCCGGCAAGCCGCTCGCAACCGAGCAGCAGAACGAGATCAACCGCCTGCTCGGCCTTTACACCCGCATCAAGTACGCCAAGGCCGCCACAGAGAACCTGCGCGAGCTGGTCGCTATCCCCACGTTCAGCGTCGACGGCGTGCCGCAGCACGAAAACCCCGAGTTCCTCAAGATCGCCGACAAGATCAAGGCCCTGGCCGAGGGCTTCGGCCTGACCTTCCGCAATGTCGACAACCGCGTCTACGAGATTTCGCTGGGCGAAGGCAAGGAAGTAGTCGGCATCCACGCCCATGCCGACGTGGTACCGGTCAACCCGGACAACTGGAAACTGGCCGACGGCACCCGCCTCGACCCGTTCAAGGTCACCCAGGTCGGCGACCGCATGTACGGCCGCGGCACCGAGGATGACAAGAACGGCATCATCGTCGCGCTGTATGCACTGAAAGTGGCCAAGGATGAAAACCTGCCCCTGGCCCGGCAGTTCAAGCTGCTGATCGACACCACCGAAGAAACCAGCGGCGACGCCATCCCCTACTACTTCGAGCGCAACCCTACGCCTGACTACAACCTGGCACTCGATGGCGGCTACCCGGTGGTGATTGCCGAGAAGGGCTACGGCACGGTCATGGCCAGCTTCAGCAAACGCCCGGCCACCGGCCAGGGAGCGGAAATCATCAACCTGACCGGTGGCCTGGCGACCAACCAGATTCCGACCACGTCGGTGGCCACCTTGGTTAGCGACAACCCGCTAGCGCTGGCCAAAAACCTGAAGAATGCCGGCGCCGATTATGTGAAGCACAATGGCGGCGACTTCAGCATCGATGCCAAGGTCGATGGCAAGAACGTGCTGCTCACCGTGACCGGCGTTTCTGCCCACTCTTCGGAGCCAGAGTCCGGCATCAACCCGGTGGCGCGCATGCTCGACTTCCTCAATGGCCTGGGCCAGCAGGTGCCGCTCAAGCACAACCACTTCACCGATGCCGCCCGCTACGCCGCCGACAACTGGGGCCTGGACTATCTGGGCAAGCAACTGGGCATAGGCTTCGAAGACCCGTTCATGGGCCCGTTGACCACCTCGCTGACCTTCGTCGGCGTAGATGACAAGGGCCTGAAGCTGGCCGTGAACCTGCGTATCCCCAAAGGCAAGCCGCTGGCTACGCTCAAGGACCAGTTGGCCGACAAGCTCGGCAAATGGACCCGCCAGAGCCACACCTCGGTGGCCTTCGACTACAGCCTCGACGAGCCGATGTTCCGCAACCCCGAGGGCGAATGGGTCAAGGCGCTGCTGGATGTGGCCAGCGAGAACCTGGGCATGAAGCACGAATTCGGCACCTCGGCTGGTGCCACCTCGGTGCATGACCTGCCCAACGGCGTGCAGTTCGGCCTGGCCATGCCGGATGTGAAGTACACCGGGCACAACGACAACGAGTTCAAGACCGTGGAACAGTTCATGCTCGACTTGCAGATCGTGAGCGAGATGGTGGCGCGGATCGGGCAGATGCCGAAGCTCTGA
- a CDS encoding slipin family protein, with product MFMQVGFGAVLIVLAMLLLSAFRILREYERGVVFQLGRFWQVKGPGLILLIPVIQQMVRVDLRTVVLDVPPQDVITRDNVSVKVNAVLYFRVLDPQKAIIQVEDFLVATSQLAQTTLRAVLGKHELDELLAEREQLNSDIRQVLDAQTDAWGIKVANVEIKHVDLNESMIRAIARQAEAERERRAKVIHAEGELQASEKLMQAAQMLSKEPGAMQLRYMQTLGAIAGDRSSTIVFPLPIDLLKGLVDKQK from the coding sequence ATGTTCATGCAAGTGGGTTTCGGCGCGGTGCTGATCGTGCTGGCGATGCTGTTGCTCTCGGCATTTCGCATCCTGCGCGAATACGAGCGCGGCGTGGTGTTCCAGCTGGGGCGCTTCTGGCAGGTCAAAGGCCCGGGGCTGATCCTGCTGATCCCGGTGATCCAGCAGATGGTCCGGGTCGACCTGCGCACCGTGGTGCTGGATGTACCGCCGCAGGATGTGATCACCCGCGACAACGTATCGGTGAAGGTCAATGCGGTGTTGTATTTCCGCGTGCTCGATCCGCAAAAGGCGATCATCCAGGTCGAGGACTTCCTCGTCGCCACCAGCCAGCTGGCCCAGACCACCTTGCGAGCGGTGCTGGGCAAACACGAGCTGGACGAACTGCTGGCCGAGCGCGAGCAGCTGAATTCGGACATCCGCCAGGTACTGGACGCCCAGACCGACGCCTGGGGCATCAAGGTGGCCAACGTCGAGATCAAGCATGTGGACCTCAACGAATCGATGATCCGCGCCATCGCCCGCCAGGCAGAAGCCGAACGCGAGCGGCGGGCCAAGGTGATTCACGCCGAGGGTGAATTGCAGGCGTCGGAAAAGCTGATGCAGGCCGCGCAGATGCTCAGCAAGGAGCCGGGGGCCATGCAGTTGCGTTACATGCAGACACTGGGGGCGATTGCCGGGGACAGGAGCTCGACCATTGTCTTTCCGCTGCCGATCGACTTGCTCAAGGGCTTGGTGGACAAGCAGAAATGA